A part of Phytoactinopolyspora mesophila genomic DNA contains:
- a CDS encoding LacI family DNA-binding transcriptional regulator, with product MPKPTRVRLADVARRAGVSRTTASVVLNGKPDRIPEETQRRVEQAAAELEYRANSLARGLRLQRSLTIGLISDDIASEPFAGAMIRGAHEAAWKAGFMLVVLETMADEERARRAIGDLRQRQVDGFLYATTYHQVKEPPAELADSPTVMLDARDPRGSLSSVVPDEITGAYDAVSQLIEAGHRRIGYLQNVADIPATLLRLEGYRRALADAGIPFDPSLVEITVPEDRITATASARHLLDRTDRPTGLFCFSDRPATAAYDAAETLGLRVPDDVSIVGFDNLELLTEWISPGLTTMQLPHEAMGHWALEQLLRHIEDPDLEPVQHLMPCPLVVRQSVAPPSDYSRG from the coding sequence ATGCCTAAGCCGACGCGGGTCCGGCTGGCCGACGTGGCACGCCGAGCCGGTGTCTCGCGCACCACCGCATCGGTTGTTCTCAACGGCAAGCCCGACCGTATCCCGGAGGAGACACAGCGCCGCGTGGAGCAGGCGGCCGCCGAACTCGAATACCGGGCGAACAGCCTGGCCCGCGGGCTTCGCCTGCAGAGGTCGCTGACGATCGGCCTGATCTCTGACGACATCGCGTCGGAGCCGTTCGCTGGCGCCATGATCAGGGGAGCACACGAAGCAGCCTGGAAGGCCGGCTTCATGCTGGTGGTGCTGGAGACGATGGCGGATGAGGAGCGGGCGCGACGCGCGATCGGGGACCTCCGCCAGCGACAGGTCGACGGCTTTTTATACGCCACCACGTACCATCAAGTCAAGGAGCCACCCGCGGAGCTCGCCGATTCCCCCACCGTCATGCTCGACGCCCGCGATCCTCGGGGGAGCCTCAGCAGCGTGGTGCCCGACGAGATCACGGGCGCCTACGACGCAGTCTCGCAGCTCATCGAGGCAGGTCACCGGCGGATCGGATACCTGCAGAACGTCGCCGACATCCCGGCCACGCTCCTCCGCCTCGAGGGCTATCGCAGGGCGCTGGCCGACGCCGGGATCCCGTTCGATCCCAGCCTGGTCGAGATCACGGTTCCCGAAGATCGCATCACGGCCACGGCGAGCGCGCGACATCTGCTCGACCGGACCGACCGGCCCACCGGGTTGTTCTGCTTCAGTGACCGGCCAGCCACGGCCGCGTACGACGCGGCGGAAACGCTCGGTCTCCGTGTTCCCGACGACGTGTCGATCGTCGGCTTCGACAACCTTGAGCTGCTGACGGAGTGGATCAGCCCTGGCCTCACCACGATGCAGCTCCCGCACGAGGCCATGGGCCATTGGGCTCTCGAGCAGCTTCTTCGCCACATCGAGGATCCGGATCTGGAACCGGTGCAGCATCTCATGCCATGTCCGCTCGTCGTCCGCCAATCTGTCGCGCCGCCATCGGACTACTCCCGAGGCTGA